The following are encoded in a window of Dysidea avara chromosome 4, odDysAvar1.4, whole genome shotgun sequence genomic DNA:
- the LOC136252966 gene encoding TNF receptor-associated factor 4-like produces MSTALQEVGGYENTFIDVPHERYMCKICLHPCHDAYLSGCCGHNFCKSCLDEFKRIARSQICPFCRNDECTTVPNKQADREIRSLQVMCTNKERGCEWQGELNDINSHLRNNDGCQFEDVKCSNECGKMLQRQYLTSHVENECPGRIVKCELCQVTGRHRFIEGEHKEHCPKLSLPCPNKCEVGSVPHEDMEAHRKECPLEMVQCEYHNVGCEERMMRKKKRNHEEERMEEHLLMIKLKLAKTEESLAATEAKLSSTDAKLFQTENKLAANETKLLSTETRLDSLEVMVHHLINTTGTSSNLIESIQWYSHLTTLTMTVTGITQVCPVIVKMSNFTYYKTRGINWYSEPFYSHETGYKLCLLVYPDGNGDGKGTHLSVYLNIMKGSHDDELTWPLRGKFEITLLNQLNNSEHCSRSVIINNDHRYTGRVTRRYRAVGGFGVSKFVSHEDLLKVTIKCQYLKETCVFFKINLL; encoded by the coding sequence ATGTCGACGGCCTTGCAAGAAGTTGGCGGATACGAGAACACGTTTATTGATGTTCCCCACGAGCGGTATATGTGTAAAATATGCCTCCATCCCTGCCATGATGCTTACCTGAGTGGATGTTGTGGTCACAACTTTTGTAAGTCTTGTTTGGATGAGTTTAAGAGGATTGCGAGATCTCAGATATGCCCATTTTGTCGTAATGACGAGTGTACTACAGTACCAAACAAACAAGCTGATCGAGAGATAAGAAGTCTTCAGGTGATGTGTACTAACAAGGAGAGaggttgtgagtggcagggtgaactgAATGACATCAACAGCCACCTTAGAAACAATGATGGTTGTCAGTTTGAGGATGTGaagtgttccaatgagtgtgggaAGATGTTACAACGACAATATCTGACCAGTCATGTTGAGAATGAGTGTCCTGGTCGTATTGTTAAATGTGAGTTATGCCAAGTTACAGGTAGGCATCGGTTTATTGAGGGAGAGCACAAGGAACATTGTCCCAAGCTTTCCCTACcctgtcccaacaagtgtgaggTAGGGAGTGTCCCTCATGAAGACATGGAAGCACACAGGAAGGAGTGTCCTCTTGAGATGGTTCAGTGTGAGTACCACAATGTGGGGTGTGAGGAGAGGATGATGCGTAAGAAAAAAAGGAATCATGAGGAGGAAAGAATGGAGGAACATTTACTAATGATAAAACTTAAATTAGCTAAAACAGAAGAGAGCCTTGCAGCCACTGAAGCTAAACTAAGTTCCACAGATGCTAAACTATTTCAAACTGAGAATAAACTTGCAGCCAATGAAACAAAGTTATTATCCACAGAAACTAGACTTGACAGTCTTGAGGTAATGGTTCATCACTTGATCAATACCACTGGAACTTCCAGTAATCTCATTGAATCAATACAATGGTACAGTCATTTAACCACCTTGACAATGACGGTTACAGGTATCACTCAGGTCTGTCCTGTGATAGTAAAGATGTCAAACTTTACTTACTATAAAACGAGGGGTATCAATTGGTACAGTGAGCCATTCTACTCACACGAAACAGGGTACAAGTTGTGTCTGCTTGTTTATCCTGACGGTAATGGTGATGGCAAAGGTACTCACCTGTCAGTGTACCTGAACATCATGAAGGGTTCACATGATGATGAGCTAACATGGCCACTGAGGGGAAAATTTGAAATTACTCTGTTGAATCAACTAAACAACAGTGAGCATTGTTCAAGATCAGTGATCATCAATAATGATCATAGGTATACTGGTAGAGTGACTCGTCGATACAGAGCCGTTGGTGGATTCGGGGTTTCAAAGTTCGTCTCCCATGAAGACCTCCTCAAAGTTACTATCAAGTGTCAATACCTCAAAGAAACCTGTGTCTTCTTCAAAATTAACTTGCTTTAG